Proteins from one Setaria italica strain Yugu1 chromosome V, Setaria_italica_v2.0, whole genome shotgun sequence genomic window:
- the LOC101763535 gene encoding GDSL esterase/lipase At1g09390 yields the protein MSAEAGAGAGGSALRWRFCGVLPAVVAALPLLIALALPTAAAAAAAGSGFRCRPGSRPVLFNFGDSNSDTGGMAAAKGWHLTRPEGRAFFPRPTGRFCDGRLTVDFLCESLNISYLSPFLKALGSNYSNGANFASAGAATQPRDVPFALHIQVQEFLYFRDRSLELIDQGLSGPIDAQGFQNALYMIDIGQNDVNALLSNLPYDQVVAKFPPILAEIKDAVQTLYSNGSRNFWIHGTGALGCLPQKLAIPRKNDSDLDQYGCLKTYNRAAVAFNSALGSLCDQLSAQMNDATIVYTDLFPIKYDLVANHTKYGFDKPLLTCCGYGGPPYNYDFNKGCQSKDVTACDDGSKFVSWDGVHLTEAANAVVAKAILSSQYSKPSLKFNQFCRA from the exons AtgtcggcggaggcgggggccggggcgggcggCAGCGCCCTGCGGTGGCGGTTCTGTGGCGTACTCCCCGCGGTGGTCGCAGCGCTGCCGCTGCTGATAGCACTCGCgctgccgacggcggcggcggcggcggcggcggggtctgGGTTCAGGTGCCGTCCGGGCTCCCGGCCGGTTCTGTTCAACTTCGGCGACTCCAACTCGGACACGggcggcatggcggcggccaAGGGGTGGCACCTCACGCGCCCGGAGGGCCGCGCCTTCTTCccccgccccaccggccgctTCTGCGACGGACGCCTCACTGTCGACTTCCTCT GTGAAAGCTTGAACATCAGCTatttgagcccatttttgaagGCGCTGGGTTCCAATTACAGCAATGGTGCAAATTTCGCAAGTGCTGGTGCAGCAACACAACCACGAGATGTTCCATTTGCGTTGCACATACAAGTCCAGGAATTCTTGTACTTCAGAGATAGATCCTTGGAACTCATCGATCAAG GTCTGAGTGGTCCAATAGATGCACAAGGGTTCCAAAATGCTTTATATATGATAGACATAGGACAGAATGATGTAAATGCTCTTCTGTCCAACTTGCCCTATGATCAAGTTGTTGCCAAATTCCCACCAATACTTGCTGAGATTAAGGATGCTGTTCAG ACTCTGTATAGCAACGGGAGCCGAAACTTTTGGATACACGGGACAGGGGCTCTCGGTTGCCTGCCTCAGAAGCTTGCCATACCGAGGAAAAATGATAGTGATCTTGATCAGTATGGCTGTCTCAAGACCTACAACAGAGCTGCAGTTGCATTCAACTCAGCGCTGGGCAGCCTTTGCGATCAACTTAGTGCGCAGATGAATGATGCAACGATAGTGTACACCGATCTGTTCCCCATCAAGTATGATCTTGTTGCCAACCACACTAAATATG GCTTCGACAAGCCGCTCCTGACATGCTGCGGGTACGGAGGGCCTCCGTACAACTACGATTTCAACAAGGGCTGCCAATCTAAGGATGTGACGGCCTGCGACGACGGCTCAAAGTTCGTCAGCTGGGATGGCGTGCACCTCACAGAGGCCGCCAATGCCGTTGTGGCCAAAGCGATACTGAGCTCCCAATACTCCAAACCCAGTCTCAAGTTTAATCAGTTCTGCAGGGCCTGA